The sequence below is a genomic window from Luteimonas sp. MC1825.
GGTGGCCCCGGGGGACAGCGTGGCGCAGGGACAGGAACTGCTGGTCATGGAGGCGATGAAGATGGAGCTCGCCCTCAAGGCGCCGCGCGACGGCGTGGTGGCCGAACTGCGCGCACGCGAAGGCGACTTCGTCGAGGCCGACGCCGTGCTGGTCCTGCTGGAGTCCTGAGCATGGCCCTGCCGTCACGGGTGCGCATCGTCGAGGTCGGGCCGCGCGACGGCCTGCAGAACGAGGCCGCGATCATCGCCACCGCCGACAAGATCGCCCTGGTCGACCGCTTGTCCGCAACCGGCCTGCAGGCGATCGAGGCCACCAGTTTCGTCAGCCCGAAGTGGGTGCCGCAGCTGGCGGACGCCGCCGAAGTGTTCACCGGCATCGCGCGCCGCGACGGCGTGGCCTATCCGGTGCTGGTGCCCAACCTGCACGGCTACACGCGCGCACGCGCGGTCGGCGCCACCGAGGTGGCGGTGTTCACCGCGGCGTCGGACACCTTCAACCGGCGCAACACCAACGCCGGCATCGACGAGTCGCTGGAACGCTTCCGCCCCGTGCTGGCGCAGGCCGCGGAAGACGGCGTGCGCGTGCGCGGCTACGTCTCAACCGCGCTCGGCTGCCCGTACCAGGGCGAGGTGCCGGTCGGCGAGGTGGTGCGCGTGGCGCGCGCGTTGCATGCCATGGGCTGCTACGAGATCTCGCTGGGCGACACCATCGGCGTGGGCACCCCGGGCAAGGCGCGCGCGATGCTGCGTGCGGTGGCCGGCGATGTGCCGATGGATGCGCTGGCGGTGCATTTCCACGACACCTACGGACAGGCGCTGGCCAATGTGCTGGCCTGCCTGGAGGAAGGCGTGGCGGTGGTCGATGCCGCGGTCTCGGGCACCGGAGGCTGCCCGTACGCGAAGGGTGCCAGCGGCAACCTCGCCACCGAGGACCTCGTGTATATGCTGCACGGCATGGGCATCCACACCGGTGTCGACCTCGACGCGCTGGCCGATACCGGTCGCTGGCTGGCGGGGCTGCTTGGCCGCGAAAGCGGCAGCCGGGTGACCCGGGCACGCGCCACGACATGAGCGCATCGGGCCTGCAGGAAACCCCGGTGCCACCGTCGGCCAACGACGGCAGCGCACAGGTCCTGGCAGCGCTCGACTGCGCCTCCCGCGACTCCACCCTGCCCGCCCGCACCCGCGACCTGCTCTGCCGCGCACGCGATGCGCTGCAGGCGGCCAGCGTCGACGCCGAGATCGCGCGCCTGCGCTACCACGCGCTGTTCGACGCGGTGCCGGACCCGGTCAGCATCATCGACGAGCACGGCACCGTGCTCGACCTCAACAAGGCCGGCATGGCGGCCTACCGCCGGCCGCGCGAGGAGGTCGTCGGCCAGCCGATCCACGTGCTCAACCCAGACCTGCCCGAGGACCACATGGGCCCGGTGTGGGAGGCGGTGGACCGCGGCGAGAGCTTCGTCATCGAAGTGAGCAACATGCGCGCCGACGGCACGCGCTTCCCGGTGGAAGTGCATTCGGCGGGTTTCCTGCATGAGGGCCGCAGGTGCGTGGTGGCGGTGGCGCGCGACCTCAGCCGCAGGCAGGAAGCCGAGGTGCGCTACCGCGAACTGATGGAGGTGATCGACAAGGGCATCGTGATCCAGACAGCCGATGGCAGCCTGGTCTACGCCAACTCGGCGGCGCTGCGCATGATCGGCGTGCCCGGGCATGTGCCGGGCTACCCGAAGCAGCGCACGCCGCGGCCAGCCGGCGAATGGATGGTGCTGCGCGAGGACGGCAGCGAAATGCCGGCCGACGAATACCCGGCCATGCGCGCCATCCGCGAGGGTCGCCTGGTCGGCAGCACCCTGCTTGGCCTCTACCACCGCCCCCAACGCAAGCTGCGCTGGCTGTCGGTGACCGCGGTGCCGCAGTACGCCGCCGGCAGCGACCGGCCGCACCAGGCGTTGTCGATGTTCTCCGACGTCACCGCGCTCAAGCGCGACAGCGCGCTGTTCCACCGCGTGCAGGCGCTGGCGCGCATTGGCGGCTGGGAATGGGACCGCGCCAGCGCGCGGCTGTACCTCACCGATGTCGCCGCCGGGATCCTGGCGCAGGCGCAGGTGCCGGCTTCGATCGACGACATGATCGCCTGCCTCGCCCACGACGACCGCCCGCGCTTCCGACGCGCGGTGGAGGCGACGATCCTCGAAGGCCACGGCTTCGACCTCGAGTTGCAGGGCGCGCGGGCCGACGGCCACGCGTTCTGGGTGCGCGTGATCGGCGAGGCCGAGCCTGGCGACCCGGGCGCAAGCCGCATCACCGGCACCCTGCAGGACATCACCGCGCACAAGCAGGGCCAGGAAACCCTGCGCGTGCAGGCGCGCACCGACCCGCTCACCGGGCTGCTCAACCGCGATGCGATCCTCGGCGAACTGGCCGCGCGCATGGCCGATGCGACGCAGTCGCGGGTGGCGGTGCTGTACATCGACCTCGACCGTTTCAAGATGGTCAACGACGTGCTGGGGCATGCCGCCGGCGACGACCTGCTGGTGACCGCCGCGCAGCGCCTGCGCCGCGCGGTGGGCACCGAGGGCCTGATCGCACGTTTCGGCGGGGACGAGTTCCTGGTCGCCTGCTCCACGGCCGACGATCCGGATTGCCCGGAACGCCTGGCGGACGCCATCCTCGACGTGTTCGCGGTGGGCTTCGGCGTGGACAAGGAGGAGTTCGCGGTCACCGCCAGCATCGGCATCGCACGTGCACCCGACGACGGCGAGACGCCGCACGCGCTGATCCAGAGCGCCGACACCGCGATGTACGAATCCAAGCGCCGCGTGCGCAACGGCCGGCAGGTGTTCACCCCGGCCATGGCGCAGTCGCAGCGCGACCGCCTGCGCTTCGAGACGCAGCTGCGCCATGCCGCGGACAATGACGAATTCCACCTCGTCTATCAGCCGCAGGTGGACCTGGCCAGCGGCCGCATCGTCGCCGCCGAGGCGCTGATCCGCTGGCGCAACGAGCGCCTCGGCGAGATGCGGCCCGACCATTTCATCGCCCACGCCGAAAGCACCGGCGACATAGTGCGCATCGGCCATTGGGTGCTGTCCATGGCCTGCCGCCAGGTGGCCGAATGGCGCGATGCCGGCCATGGCATCGTGCGCGTCGCGGTCAACGTCTCCTACCGGCAGTTCCTCGGCGACGACCTCGCCGCCAAGGTGCGCGCGCTGCTCGACGAGTACGCCCTGCCCGGTTCCGCCCTGGAGCTGGAGTTCACCGAGCGCGTGCTGATCGAGGACGCGCCCGAGACGCTGAACACCTTCGCGCAGCTGCGCGCGATGGGCGTCGCGCTGGCGATCGATGATTTCGGCGAGGGCTACAGCGCGCTGAACTACCTGCGCCGCCTGCCGATCCAGGGCCTGAAGCTGAGTCAGCTGTTCGTCACCGGCGTGCCCGGCAACGCCTCGGACGTCGCCGTCTGCCAGGCGGTGGCCGGCATCGCGCACAGCCTTGGCCTGGGCCTGGTTGCCGAAGGCGTGGAAAACGAGGAGCAGCGCGCGTTCCTGCTCGCGCTCGGCGTGCCGGTGGGCCAGGGGTTCCTGTTCGCGCCGGGCCTGCCGGCCGACCAGTTCGCGCTGCGCCTGGGAGCGCCGGTGTCGGGCTAAAATCGCGGGCTCCCTTCAAGGAACCCACTCCATGCGGATCCAGGACACCCGCGCCATCGTCACCGGTGGCGTCTCCGGCCTCGGCCTCGCCGTCGCCACCCGCATCGTCGAGGCTGGCGGCAAGGTCGCGCTGTTCGACGTCAACGACGACAAGGCCGGCGCCGCGATCGCCGCGCTGGGCGAAGCCAACGCACGCTACTTCCGCACCGATGTCACCAGCGAGGATGGCGTGGCCGCCAACGTGGCGGCGGCCAGGGACTTCCTCGGCGGCCTGGACGCGGCGATCAACTGCGCCGGCATCCTTGGTGCCGGCCGCGTGCTCGGCCGCGAAGCACCCATGCCGCTGCAGCAGTTCTCGACCACGGTAATGGTGAACCTGGTCGGCAGCTTCAACGTCGCCAAGGCCGCCGCCGCGCAGATGCAGCACAACGCGCCGGGCGACGACGGCGAGCGCGGCGTGATCATCAACACCGCCTCGGTCGCCGCCTACGAAGGCCAGATCGGCCAGGCCGCGTACTCGGCGTCCAAGGGCGGCGTGGTCGCGATGACCCTGCCGATGGCGCGCGAGCTCGCGCGCTTCGGCATCCGCGTCAACACCATCGCCCCCGGCATCTTCTGGACGCCGATGGTCGACGGCATGCCCGAGGACGTGCAGGCCTCGCTCGGCGCGTCGATCCCGTTCCCCTCGCGCCTCGGCCGCCCCGAGGAGTTCGCCGACCTGGTGGCCTACGTCATCGGCAACCGCTACATCAACGGCGAGACCATCCGCCTCGACGGCGCCGTGCGCCTCGCACCGAAATAAGGACCCACGATGAAGGCCTACGACGTCAAGAAAGGAAACGTGGTCGAACACAACGGCACCGTCTACCAGGTCCGCGACATCGACCGCAGCTCGCCGCAGGGCCGCGGCGGCAACGTGCGCTTCCGGTTCACCATGTACAGCGTGCCCGGCGGCAACAAGACCGACGCCTCGTTCGATGGTGACGACGACCTGAAGGAAGTGGAGCTGCTGCGCCGGCAGGCCAGCTTCTCCTACAAGGACGGCGACGCCTTCGTGTTCATGGACGACGAGGACTTCACGCCCTACCCGCTCGATCCCGCGATGGTCGGCGACGGCGCCGGCTACATCACCGACGGCCTCAGCGGCTGCTACGTGCAGCTGATCGACGACGCCCCGGTCGCGCTCCAGCTCCCGCAGACCGTGACCCTCGAAGTCGTGGAAACCCCGCCCGAACTCAAGGGCGGCACGGCTACCAAGCGGCCGAAGCCGGCGCGGCTGTCCACCGGCATCGAGATCCAGGTGCCGGAGTACATCGGCAACGGCGAGCGCGTGCTGGTCAACACCACCAGCGGCGAGTTCTCCGGCCGCGCGGACTAGCCCGCGCGCTGCGGAGTGGCCAACGCCCGCAGCCGCACACCGATGCGCGCGACATTGGCTTCGACCTGGCGCAATGTCGCGCGCATCCCGGGATCCAGCCAGGCGCGTGCCTGCGCGCGCAGATCGGCCTCGACCCCGCGCAAGCGCGCCGCGCGTGCGGCCGCACCGCTGCGCGCCTGCTCGCGCTCCTCATGCTGCGGCAGCCCGTAGCCGGGCAACGACACCAGTTCCGCCGGGCTCGAGAAGACGGACCCGTCGCGAAGCGCCGCCCGCACCACCGGCGCGAGGTCGCCCGCATCGCGCCTGGATAACCGGCGTTTGAGCACGTCGCGCGCGCGCAGCTCCAGGCGCTGCAATGCCGCTTCCTCCAGCAGCAGCAGCGCCGCCGAGGCGCGCATGTCGGCGTGCGGCAGCCATTCCGCGCGCACCTGCGGCGGCAGCGTGAACCACGCCTCGACATTCTCCGCCGGCAACGCCAACTCCGCGCGCGCGACCTCGTACAGCGCCGCGTAGTGCGTGCTCCAGGGCTCGAACCGGTAGCCGAGGCGCAGCGCTTCCATGGCCCCTGCCGGTACCTGCGCGTCGTCCACCACGCCCGCGCGCCGCAGCCGCCGCAGCAGGCCTTTCGGCGTGATGCCGGACAGGTCGGCGGCGGCGAGCCGCGGCACGCCATCGTGCAGCAGCTTGAACGTCTCGACTGCGCAGTTGTTGCCGACGAAGCGGTAGTGGCCGTCATAGCTCCAGTGCACGCGCGCGGCGCGTTGCAGCAGCGCCGCGATGTCATCCGCATCCAGGCGCAGCGGCAACGAGTCGAGGCCGCGCAGTTCGACGCGCGTGTATTCGTCGATGACCTGCTGCAGCGGCAGCACGAACAGCCGTGACGGGTAGCCGCCGGTCAGGCCGCGCCAGTTGGAGACCTGCACGTCGTCGACGAAGGCGCGGAACGACAGCACGCGATGGTGGTCGAGGTCGAGCCGGCACTCCGGGCCCGGCGCGCGCCCGGGCGCGCACACCACCAGCCGCAGCATGGAATGACCCCAGCGGCTCATCACCGCGTCGCTACCGTCCGCCAGCAGTAAATCGACCGCGTACACGCGCGCCGGATCCAGCTCCAGCAGCGGCGCGGCATCGGCATCGGCCAGCACGCCGGCATCGACGTAGGGGAGCGTGACCGGGCACGGCTGCGCGGGGGGCGACCAGCCGAAATGCGCCGACAGGTGCGCGTGCAGCGACGGCCGGCGGCACGCGTACGCGGGATCGAGCAGGAAGTGCTCGAGATTGACCGCGACGAACTCCGCGGGCGACGCGAGCTCGTAGGCATCCGGGCTGCGTTCGCCGAAGGCATTGCGCGCGTCCCGGCCTGGCCACAGCGGCCGCACCTGCCAGCCGGCCAGGTCCAGCGTGCGCGGCTCGCGCGAGAGTCCCCCGGGGCCCAGGTCCCAGGCGTGGGCAATCTCGTGGACGAGGGCCGCCATCGCGGCACCGCGCGCGGATGTGGGCCCGCTGGTCGACCACGCGGCCAGCAGGGCGCGATCCAGCATGATGCGCTGGCGGAGGATGCGGCCGTGGACCTGCGCCGGCAGGTCGTCGCGCCAGCCCAGGGTCAGGGTGGCATCCCAGTCCTGAAGCGCGGGCGGCAGCCGCGCCAGCGTGGCCTCCACCAAGCGTCGGCTGGCCTCCAGTTCGGCGTCGGGGATGCCGGCTTCCACGGTCAACTGCAGGGCCGCATGCGCCGGCCACGACACGGCCAGCAAACACGGCAGCAGGCGCGGCGCCCAGCGACGCATCAGCGCATCAGCGGGCGAGGATCGCCCGCGCCAGTTCAAGGTCGCTGGCCTCGCGAGCCGCGGCGGACTGCCCGCGCAGGTGGCGCAATGCCGCCTCGAGGCGCGCACCGCGGATGCGGCCATCGGTGGCGACGAAGCCGGCGGCATCCTCGCGCGCCTGCAGCACGATCTTGTCGTTGCCGGACGTCGAGCCGGACGAACCGGCGCTGGACGCCGAGGACGCGCCACCGCTGGTGCCGGCGAAGCTGGACGCATGCGCGGTGGCGGTGGCGAGGAGGAGCAGCGCGCAGGCGCAGAGCGATCGGATCATGGCGTGGAGTCACTGGTGGGGGAGTCGGCGTCGAACAGCTTGCCGGGGTTGAGGATACCGGCCGGGTCCAGCGCGGCGCGCACCGCGCGCATCACCGCGATCTCCGCCGCATCGCGGGTGGAGCCGAGAAACGCCTTCTTGACCAGGCCGATGCCGTGCTCGGCGGAAATGCTGCCGCCATGGCGGTTCAGCAGGCTGGCGAGGTGTGCAGTGACCGCGCCGCAGCGCGCCACGAACTGATCCTGATCCATGTCGGCCGGCTTGAGCACGTTGATGTGCAGGTTGCCGTCGCCGATGTGGCCGAACCAGACCACCTCGAAATCGGGATACTCGGCCGCAAGCAGCGCCTGCGCCTCGGCCAGGAACGCGGGCATCGCCGACACCCGCACGGCCACGTCGTTCTTGTAAGGCAACGATGCTGCGAGGCTTTCGGTGATGTCCTCGCGCAGCCGCCACAGCTGCGCCGCCTGCGCGTCGCTGCCGGCAATCACGCCGTCGGCCACCCAACCCTGCTCCGCGCAGTGGCTGAAGGCGTCGAGCAGGCGCGGATCATCGGCGCCGTCGGCAGCGAACTCGGCCACCACGTAGTACGGATGCACGTCGGCGAACGGCGCCTGCGCGCCATGCGCGAGCACGTGGTGCAGGGCGCGATCGGTGAAGAACTCGAACGCTTCCAGCGCCAGCCGTTCGCGCAGCGCCTGGAAGACCTGCATCAGCACCGCGAACGAGGGCAGCGCCAGGAGCATGGTCGCGGTGGGCGGCGGCGGCGCGGTGAGCCGCAGCGTGGCTTCCACCACCACGCCCAGCGTGCCCTCCGAGGCGATGGCGAGATGCCGCAGGTCGTAGCCGCTGGAGTTCTTCACCAGGCCGCGGTTGAGGTCTAGGACGTCACCAGCGACCGTCACCAGCTTCAGCCCGCCGACCCATTCGCGGGTGTTGCCGTAGCGCAGCACGCGGATGCCGCCGGCGTTGGTGGCGATGTTGCCGCCGATGGTGCAGGAGCCGCGCGAGGCGAAATCGACCGGGTAGTACAGTCCGTGGCTGCGCGCCGCCTCCTGCACCGTCTCCAGCGCGACGCCGGCCTCGACGACCAGCGTGCGGTCGACCGCATCGAAGGCGAGCACGCGGCGCATGCGTTCCAGGCTCAGCACCAGCTCGCCGTTGGCGGCCACCGCGCCGCCGGACAATCCCGTGCGGCCACCTGACGGGACCACCGCCACGCCTTCCACCCCGGCCCAGCGCAGCACCGCGGAGACCTGCGCAGTGCTGGCCGGAAACGCCACCGCCAGCGGCGCGGGCGTCCAGCGCCGGGTCCAGTCGCGGCCGTAATGCAGCAGGTCGTGGGCCTCGGTGGTCAGCGCCAGGCCCGGGACGGCGTCATGCAGGCGCTGGAGGCGCGGATCGTTCATCGGGACCTCGGCTGGCTGCAGTGCGGCCAGCCTGCCAGCCGCCCGTGCCAGCGTCCAGCGCTGCGGTGCAACATGCGCGCCCGGCTGGCACACTTGGGGGCCCGCCCGGCGCATCCGCATGCTCAAGACCTCCTACCCCCGCAAGGACATCCGCGTGCTGCTGCTCGAGGGCGTCAGCGACAGCGCGGTCGAGGTGTTCCGCAATGCCGGCTACTCGAACATCGAGGCGTTCGCGTCGTCGCTGCCCGAGGGCGAGCTGCGCGCGCGCATCGCCGAAGCGCACATCGTCGGCATCCGCTCGCGCACCCAGCTGACCGCCGAGGTGCTGGCCGACGCGCGGCGCCTGCTGGCGGTCGGCTGCTTCTGCATCGGCACCAACCAGGTGGACCTGGATGCCGCCGAGCTCGCCGGCGTGCCGGTGTTCAACGCCCCCTACTCCAACACCCGCAGCGTGGCCGAGCTGGTGATCGCCGAGGCTATCATGCTGATGCGCGGCATCCCGCGGAAGCACGCGGCCTGCCTGCGCGGCGACTGGCTGAAATCTGCGACCGGCAGCCACGAGGTGCGCGGCAAGACGCTCGGCATCATCGGCTACGGCCACATCGGCACCCAGGTCGGGCTGCTGGCGGAAGGCTTCGGCATGCGCGTGCTGTTCCACGACATCGAGGCCAAGCTCTCGCTCGGCAACGCGCAGGCCGCGACCGGCCTGGACGACCTGCTGGCGCGCTCGGACGTCGTGACCCTGCACGTGCCGGAGAACGCGTCCACGCGGATGATGATCGGCGCCGCGGAACTGGCGGCCATGAGGCCCGGCGTGCACCTGATCAACGCCTCGCGCGGTACCGTGGTCGACATCGACGCCCTGGCCGCGGCGCTCGACAGCGGCCAGGTCGGCGGCGCGGCAGTGGATGTGTTCCCGGTGGAGCCGAAGGGCAACGATGACGCGTTCGCCTCGCCGCTGACGCGCTTCGACAACGTGATCCTCACCCCGCACGTCGGCGGCAGCACGCTCGAGGCGCAGGACAACATCGGCATCGAGGTGGCGTCGAAGCTGGTGCGCTACAGCGACAACGGCAGCACGCTGTCGGCGGTCAACTTCCCCGAGGTCACCCTGCCCGGGCACGAAGGCAGCCAGCGCCTGCTGCATATCCATCGCAACGTCCCCGGCGTGCTGTCGCAGGTCAACGACATCTTCTCGCAGGCAGGCGTGAACATCGACGGGCAGTTCCTGCGCACCGACAGCAAGGTCGGCTACGTGGTGATCGACATCACCGCCACGCCGGAGCAGGCGCAGGGCCTGCGGACCGCGCTGGCCGCGGTGCCCGCCACGCTGCGCGCGCGCATCCTCTACTGAGGCGCGCGCGCCAGCCACTTGCGCGCCATGCGCCGCAATGAGGGGTCGATGCCGTCGTCGTCGGCGGCGACGGCGGCGATGTCGCGCCACGCCAGCGCATGCGACTCGTCGCTGACGACATAACGCTCGTCGGCGCCCGCGCGCACCACGTAGCGCACGTCGTGGTGCCAGTGGCCCGGGACCTCGTTGCGCGCCGGGATCCAGTGCCGGTCGAGGTCGAAGATCCCGCCTTCCACCGCCAGCCCGATGAGCCCGGTCTCCTCTTCAGCCTCGCGCAGGGCGACGCGCGCAAGGTCGCGATCACCATCGGCGTGGCCGCCCGGCTGCAGCCAGCGGTCGAGCTTGCGATGGTGGGTGAGCAGCGTGCGCCCGCCGTCGGCACTCACCACGAACGCGGACGCGGTGAAATGACCCGCCAGTCGCGTGCGCAGGAATGGATCTTCCCGATCGCGCAGGAGCTCGATGAACACCCGCGCCGCGTCCCCCTCATCCGGCATACGTCGCGCGTGCGCGCCAAACGCAACGGCGAGCAGATCGACGGCTGGATCGCCGCCAGCGTACGGATGGATGGTGCATTGCGACATTCTTCGGCTCGCGCTCGGCGGTCCATTATCGCCCTGCACATGCCCGACGATCCCGCTTGTGATCCCCGCCATGCTTTGGCAAGGTACGGCAGCCATGGTGCCCACGGCGCCGTCAAATGCAGCGCGGTCCCCACGCCGTCCGTTGCCACAACGAAGGGGAACACGCGAATGCTCAGGGACCTCATGCGGGTCAAGGCGATCGAGCCTGCTCCACACGTCGATGCCGGCGAACCGGTCGAGGGCAGCCTGCAGGGCGAGATCAGCCTGAAGCGCACGCTCACCGCGACGCAGCTGTTCCTGCTGGGCGTGGGCGCGGTGATCGGCGCGGGCATCTTCGTGCTGACCGGGCATGCCGCGGCGGAACACGCCGGGCCGGCGGTGGTCCTGAGCTTCGTGCTGGCGGGCTTCGCCTGCGCATTGGCGGGCCTGTGCTACGCCGAGTTCGCGTCGATGATGCCGGTCTCCGGCAGCGCCTACTCCTATGCCTACGCCACGCTCGGCGAGTTCGTGGCGTGGTTCATCGGCTGGTGCCTGGTGCTGGAATACCTGTTCGCGGCCTCCACCGTGGCGGTCGGCTGGTCGGGCTACCTCAACGGCTTCCTCGGCACGCTCGGCATCCCGATCCCGGATGCACTGTCGATGGCCACGTTCACCGTCACCAACGGCGAATTCGTGCGTACCGGCGCGATCCTCAACCTGCCGGCTGTGGGCATCGTGGCCGCGGTGAGCGGCCTGTGCTACGTCGGCATCACCCAGTCTGCGTTCGTGAACTCCATCATCGTGGCCATCAAGGTCACGGTGATCATGCTGTTCATCGGCTTCGGCCTGCAGTACATCGACCCGGCCAACTGGCAGCCCTTCATCCCCGACAACGAGGGGCCGGGCAAGTACGGCGTGGAAGGCATCGTGCGCGGCGCGTCGATCGTGTTCTTCGCCTACATCGGCTTCGATGCGGTCTCCACCGCGGCGGGCGAGGCGAAAAACCCGCAGCGCGACATGCCGATCGGCATCCTCGGGTCGCTGGTGTTCTGCACCATCGTCTACATCCTGGTCTGCGGCGTGCTGACCGGCCTGGTGCCGTACCCGCAGCTGTCGACGCCGAAGCCCGTGTCCACCGCGCTGGAGGCCTACCCGAGCCTGCTGTGGCTGAAGTCGCTGGTCGAGGTGGGTGCGATCGCCGGCCTGTCGTCGGTGATCCTGGTGATGCTGATGGCGCAGCCGCGCATCTTCTACAGCATGGCGCGCGATGGCCTGCTGCCGAAGATCTTCGGCCGGGTGCACCCGAAGTACCAGACGCCCTACGTGGGCACGATCATCGTCGGCGCGATTGCCGCGTGCCTGGCGGGATTCCTGCCGATCGGCCTGCTCGGCGAGATGGTGTCGATGGGCACCCTGCTGGCGTTCGCCACGGTGTCGGCCGGCGTGCTGGTGCTGCGCATCAAGCGGCCCGACCTTGCGCGCCCGTTCCGGGTGCCGCTGGTGTACGTCGTGTCGCCGCTCGGCGTCGCGGCCTGCCTGTACCTGTTCCTGCCGCCCTTCATGGAGCACTGGCCGCTGTTCGTGGGCTGGATGGCCATCGGCATGGTGATCTACTTCGGCTACGGCCACTGGCACAGCAAGCTGCGTACACGTTGAGGGCGGGCCGCCATGACTGACGTCGTCGCCAGCGCGAAGAAGATCGGCCCGGTGCTGGCGACGTTCGTCGTCGCCAACAACATGATCGGCTCGGGATTCTTCCTGCTGCCGGCCACGCTGGCCAAGTCCGGCGGCGTGACCGCGCTGGCCTGGCTGCTCGGCACGATCCTCGCGATCGTGCTCGGCGCGGCGTTCGCGCGGCTGGCGCGCGCCTACCCGGACATGACCTCGCCCGACGACTACGTGCGACCCGCTTTGGGCCGCGACATGGGCTTCCTGGCCACCACGCTGTACTGGATCTCGTCGTGGATCGGCAACAACGCCATCGCGGTGGCGGCATTCGGCTACATCGTGGCCCTGCTCCAGCTGGGTGACGGACAGGGCGTGCGCCTGTTCGGCCAGGTCGCGCTGATCTGGCTGATGTTCGCCATCAACCTGATGGGGCCGCGCCCGATCGCGCGCTTCCAGTCGTTGTGCGTGGTGTTTGGCCTGCTGCCGGTGGTCGCGGTGCTGACCGCCGGCTGGGGCAGCTTCGACCCCGAGATCTACCGCGCCGCATGGAATGTCAGCGGCGAGACCGACGCGGTGGTGGTGATGGCGTCGCTGGCGCCGATCTTCTGGGCGTTCGTGGGCCTTGAGACCGGGGCGATGGTCGCCGGCGTGGTGCGTGACCCGGACCGCAACGTGCCGCGCGCCACCATCGGCGGCATCCTGATCGCCGGCGTGGTCTACCTGGTGTCGTCGGTGCTGATGATGGGCATCGTGCCCGCCGAACGCATCGCCGAATCGAGCGCGCCCTTCGCGCTGGTCGCCGGCGAGATGTTCGGCGTGTGGGCGGTGCCGGTGATCGCGGCGGCGGCGGCCATCAAGGCGACCGGCACGCTGGGCGGCTGGATGCTGGTCAGTGGCGAATCCGG
It includes:
- the serA gene encoding phosphoglycerate dehydrogenase, which gives rise to MRMLKTSYPRKDIRVLLLEGVSDSAVEVFRNAGYSNIEAFASSLPEGELRARIAEAHIVGIRSRTQLTAEVLADARRLLAVGCFCIGTNQVDLDAAELAGVPVFNAPYSNTRSVAELVIAEAIMLMRGIPRKHAACLRGDWLKSATGSHEVRGKTLGIIGYGHIGTQVGLLAEGFGMRVLFHDIEAKLSLGNAQAATGLDDLLARSDVVTLHVPENASTRMMIGAAELAAMRPGVHLINASRGTVVDIDALAAALDSGQVGGAAVDVFPVEPKGNDDAFASPLTRFDNVILTPHVGGSTLEAQDNIGIEVASKLVRYSDNGSTLSAVNFPEVTLPGHEGSQRLLHIHRNVPGVLSQVNDIFSQAGVNIDGQFLRTDSKVGYVVIDITATPEQAQGLRTALAAVPATLRARILY
- a CDS encoding NUDIX hydrolase; this encodes MPDEGDAARVFIELLRDREDPFLRTRLAGHFTASAFVVSADGGRTLLTHHRKLDRWLQPGGHADGDRDLARVALREAEEETGLIGLAVEGGIFDLDRHWIPARNEVPGHWHHDVRYVVRAGADERYVVSDESHALAWRDIAAVAADDDGIDPSLRRMARKWLARAPQ
- a CDS encoding FAD-binding oxidoreductase, giving the protein MNDPRLQRLHDAVPGLALTTEAHDLLHYGRDWTRRWTPAPLAVAFPASTAQVSAVLRWAGVEGVAVVPSGGRTGLSGGAVAANGELVLSLERMRRVLAFDAVDRTLVVEAGVALETVQEAARSHGLYYPVDFASRGSCTIGGNIATNAGGIRVLRYGNTREWVGGLKLVTVAGDVLDLNRGLVKNSSGYDLRHLAIASEGTLGVVVEATLRLTAPPPPTATMLLALPSFAVLMQVFQALRERLALEAFEFFTDRALHHVLAHGAQAPFADVHPYYVVAEFAADGADDPRLLDAFSHCAEQGWVADGVIAGSDAQAAQLWRLREDITESLAASLPYKNDVAVRVSAMPAFLAEAQALLAAEYPDFEVVWFGHIGDGNLHINVLKPADMDQDQFVARCGAVTAHLASLLNRHGGSISAEHGIGLVKKAFLGSTRDAAEIAVMRAVRAALDPAGILNPGKLFDADSPTSDSTP
- a CDS encoding amino acid permease — encoded protein: MTDVVASAKKIGPVLATFVVANNMIGSGFFLLPATLAKSGGVTALAWLLGTILAIVLGAAFARLARAYPDMTSPDDYVRPALGRDMGFLATTLYWISSWIGNNAIAVAAFGYIVALLQLGDGQGVRLFGQVALIWLMFAINLMGPRPIARFQSLCVVFGLLPVVAVLTAGWGSFDPEIYRAAWNVSGETDAVVVMASLAPIFWAFVGLETGAMVAGVVRDPDRNVPRATIGGILIAGVVYLVSSVLMMGIVPAERIAESSAPFALVAGEMFGVWAVPVIAAAAAIKATGTLGGWMLVSGESGARAAHRGFLPAIFGRLNPNGSARWGLFIIASAMTLIAVFTLAPTVSSQFETIINMVVTLVVMAYIAAGLSLLLGSPELPSGPRERLLGMGALVACGLLVYSTPVDTLVGGLVIALLCWAGYRGFARRATR
- a CDS encoding amino acid permease, producing the protein MLRDLMRVKAIEPAPHVDAGEPVEGSLQGEISLKRTLTATQLFLLGVGAVIGAGIFVLTGHAAAEHAGPAVVLSFVLAGFACALAGLCYAEFASMMPVSGSAYSYAYATLGEFVAWFIGWCLVLEYLFAASTVAVGWSGYLNGFLGTLGIPIPDALSMATFTVTNGEFVRTGAILNLPAVGIVAAVSGLCYVGITQSAFVNSIIVAIKVTVIMLFIGFGLQYIDPANWQPFIPDNEGPGKYGVEGIVRGASIVFFAYIGFDAVSTAAGEAKNPQRDMPIGILGSLVFCTIVYILVCGVLTGLVPYPQLSTPKPVSTALEAYPSLLWLKSLVEVGAIAGLSSVILVMLMAQPRIFYSMARDGLLPKIFGRVHPKYQTPYVGTIIVGAIAACLAGFLPIGLLGEMVSMGTLLAFATVSAGVLVLRIKRPDLARPFRVPLVYVVSPLGVAACLYLFLPPFMEHWPLFVGWMAIGMVIYFGYGHWHSKLRTR